The DNA region GCGACGAGGCGGACCTCAGTTACGTACGCCGGCTGGTCCAGGGCCGGATCGACATCCTGCGGGCGGAGCTGGCCCGGCGCACGGGGCACCGGTCGCCGGTGGTGGACCGGCTGTCGGAGATCCTCACCGACACCCCGTCCGCGCACCGGTCCTCGGCGCGGCACGTCACCCTGACCACGCCGCGCAGCGACGAGTACCGGCAGCTGGCCGCGGACACCCTCTCCGAGGTCGGGCTCTCCGACCTGGGCGCGCGGACGGACGACGAGCTGCTGGCGGCGATGGGACGGCTCGTGGGCTACGAGCAGCAGGTGTCCCGGCGCCGCCACCGGCTCCAGCGGACCGTCGACGATTGCAGCGCGGAGATCGCCCGCAGGTACCGTGACGGGGAAGCACAAGTAGACGACCTGCTCGCCTGAGGCGACCCTTCCTGGGGGCAGGTCCCGCCCCGTCCCCGGAAGGCCACCCGCCCTCATGACCTCGCCGCACTCCTCCGCGTCCTCCCCGCCCCCGGTCCTGGCCGAGGTCGTGCGATCCGGCTTCACGGAGGGCCACCACCGGGGCTCGCTGGTCCTCCTGGCCGCCGACGGGAGCGTCGACCTGGCGCTCGGCGACCCGGCGGCCCCGGTGTTCCCGCGCTCGTCCAACAAGCCGATGCAGGCCGCCGCGATCCTGCGGGCCGGTCTCCCCCTGAGCGGTGAGCGCCTGGCGCTGGCCGCCGCGAGCCACTCCGGGGAGGCCTTCCACCTCGATCTCGTGCGCACGATGCTCGCCGAGCACGGTCTGACGCCGGACGACCTGCGGACCCCGCCGGACCTGCCGCTGGACCCGGTGGAGGCGGAGGCGTACCTCGCGGCCGGACGGGTGCGGGAGCCGCTCACCATGAACTGCTCCGGCAAACACGCGGCGATGCTCGCGGTCTGCGTACGCAACGGCTGGGACACCGCGACCTACCTCGACCCGGGTCATCCGTTGCAGGTCCTGGTCGGGCAGGTGGTCGCGGAGGCGGCCGCCGAACCGGTCGCGGCGGTCGGCACGGACGGCTGCGGGGCGCCGCTGATGGCGATCGGGCTGGTGGGCCTGGCCCGCGCCTTCCGGACGTTCGTCACCGCGGACCCGGGCTCGGCGGAGCGCCGGGTCGCCGACGCGATGCGGGCGCATCCGGAGTACGTGGCGGGAACCCGCCGTCCGGACACCTGGCTGATGCGGGAGGTGCCGGGGACGCTGTCGAAGATGGGGGCCGAGGCGGTGCAGGCGGTGGCGCTGCCGGACGGCCGCGCGCTGGCCTTCAAGATCGACGACGGCTCTACGCGCGCCCTGGGGCCGGTGCTGGCCCGCGCACTGGAACTGCTGGGTGTGGACGCCCCGGTGGTCTCCCGCATCGGCAGGGCGCCGCTGCTGGGCGGTGCCGCGGAGGTCGGCGGGATCCGCGCGGTGTTCTGAGGCGGCCGGGGACTGATAATCCCGGCGACAGTCCGGCCGCATCGTGCATAGCGTGAGGCGTATGAGCCTCCATCCGAGTATCGTCACCGCCTCCGACTACCCCGACTGGCTGCGTGCCGTGAGCACCGGGTTCCTGGAGCCGCACACCATGACGGAGGAGGGCATCGCGGCGCGGCTGGCCCATACGGAACTGGCGCGGACCCAGGGGGTGTTCGACGGCGGCCGGTGTGTGGCCACCTTCCGTTCGTTCGCCCAGGACCTGACCGTCGTCGGTGGTGCCACCGTGCGGGCCGACGCGATCACCGGGGTGACGGTGTCGCCCACGCACCGCCGCCGAGGACTGCTCGGCCGGATGATGGCGGCGGACCTGGCGGCGGCGAGGGAACGCGGTGAGGTGGTCGCCTCGCTGATCGCGGCCGAGTACCCGATCTACGGGCGCTACGGCTTCGGTCCGGCCGCCTGGACCACCGAGTGGGAGATCGACGTGCCCCGGAGCGGACTGGACACGCGCCGGCCGGTGCCCGACGCGTCGGACGGCGGACGCATCGACCTGGTGGACGGTGACGCCGTACGCACACTGGGGCCGGAGCTCCACAGCCGCCTGGCGGCCCGTCAGCACGGTCTCGTCAGCCGGGACGAACGCTGGTGGCAGCTGAACACGGGTGTCGCCGCGCCGGCGCGGAACGAATGGAAGGAGCCGTTCTACGCCGTGTACCGCTCGGCGGACGGTGTGACGGACGGGCTGATCGTCTACCGGGCCGACGACCGCTGGAGCGATTCGAAGCAGCCGCTCAACAAGGCGACGGTGTCCGGGATGATCGCCGTGACCCCGGCGGCGGAACGCGCGCTGTGGCGGTTCGTCTGCTCGGTCGACTGGATCACCACGGTCCGTACCGGCTACCGCGCACCGGACGACCTGCTGCCCTTCTTCCTCCCCGACCCCCGTGCCGCCCGGATCGTCACTCACGCGGACTTCCTCTGGCTGCGTGTCCTGGACGTACCGAGGGCACTGGAGGCCCGTACCTGGGCGGCCGGGGCCTCCCTGGTCCTGGACATCCACGACGCGACCGGGCTCACGGCGGGCCGCTTCCTGCTGGACGCCACCCCGCAGGGGACCTCCTGCACACCGACGACCCGCAGCGCCGATCTCGCCCTGGACGTACGGGAGCTGGCAACGCTCTACCTCGGCGACGAGTCCGTGGCACGCCTTGCCGCGCTGGGCCGGGTGGAGGAGTTGCGGCCGGGCGCCGTGGTGGTGGCGGACGCGCTGTTCCGGGCGCCGCGGCGGGCGTGGTGCCCGGACGTGTTCTGAGTGCGGCGTGCCCGTGCCGGGCGTGACGCGGGGCGCCGCCCGGGTTCACGCGGTCCGCACCTTGAACAGCGCCCCCGACAGCCCGACGGCCACGACGAGGATCCCGGCCGCCCAGGCCAGCGCGAGCCAGGGGGCGTTGCCCACCGGCTGGGCGAGCAGCAGGCCGCGCAGCGACTCGATGGCCGGGGTGACGGGCTGGTGGTCGGCGAAGCCGTGCAGCCAGCCGGGCATCGAGTCCACCGGGACGAACGCACTGCTCGGGTAGGGCAGGAACGACATGAAGAGGGTGAAGCCGCCGGCCGCCTCCGGGGTGCGGGCGAGCAGGCCGATGGCCGCCGAGATCCAGGACAGCGCGACGATGTAGGCGAGCAGGACGCCCAGGACGGCGATCCAGCCGCCGAAGGAGGCGGCGGGGCGGAAGCCGATGAGCAGGGCGACGCCGAAGACCAGCGTGGTGGCGACCAGGTTGCGCACGACACTGGCCACCACGTGCCCGGTCACGACGGGTGTGCCACCGACGTCGAGGGACCGGAAGCGGTCGATGACGCCGCCCTTCATGTCCTCGCTCACCGCCACCGCGGTGGTGGCCGAGCCGAAGCCGGCGCACAGGAGCAGGACGCCGGGGACGACGTACATGACGTAGGAGTCGTAGGCGACGCCCGTGTCGATCGCGCCACCGAAGAAGTAGACGAAGATCAGCATCAGCATGACCGGCAGCATCATCGCGGTCATCACGGCGTCGAGGTTGCGGCGGCTGATGCGCAGGCTGCGGCCGGTCATGACGGCGGCGTGGGACAGGAACCCGGGGGCGTCAGACATGGGTGGGTGCCTCCGTCGGTTCGGTGGTCGCCCCGGTCAGGACCAGGAACACGTCGTCGAGGCTCGCGCCGTGCACGGAGAAGCGGTCGACGTCGGTGCGGTGCGGGTCGATCTCGTCGAGCAGGGCGCGCACATGGGCCGCCGTGCCGTCGGTGGGCAGGCTCAGGGTGAGCGTGTCGGGGGAGTGGCCGACGGCGCGGGCGGTGAGGCGCAGATAGGCCTCCCGGCTGGCGAGGACCAGGTCGAGCCGGTGGCCGGGGACCCGGGACTTCAAGGTCTCGGGGCTGCCCTCGGCGACGATCCGGCCGCCGTCGAGCACGGCGATCCGGTCGGCCAGCTGATCCGCCTCCTCCAGGTACTGGGTGGTGAGCAGTACGGTCGCGCCCCGGTCGGTGAGGTCGCGGACGACCTGCCAGAGCTCGCGGCGGCTGCGCGGGTCGAGGCCGGTGGTGGGTTCGTCGAGGAAGAAGACACCGGGCTCGGGGGAGCCGACCAGCCCGGCCGCCAGGTCGAGGCGTCGGCGCATCCCCCCGGAGTACGTCCGGACCAGCCGGCGCGCCGCGTCGGTGAGGTCGAAGCGGGCCAGCAGTTCCTCGGCCCGGCGCTTGGCCTGGGCGCGGGAGAGACCGGTCAGCCGCGCCGTCATCCGCAGGTTCTCCTCCCCGGTCTGGGTCTCGTCCACGGAGGCGAACTGGCCGGTCAGGCTGATCGAGCGGCGCACCCGGTGCCGGTCGGCGACGACGTCGTACCCGGCGACGCGCGCCGTGCCGGAGTCGGCGGTGGTCAGGGTGGTGAGGATGCGGACCGCGGTGGTCTTGCCCGCGCCGTTGGGGCCGAGCAGGGCGAAGACTCCGGCGCGCGGCACCTTCAGGCCGAGGCCGTCCAGGACACGGACCGGGGCGGACGGTTTTCCGTAGGACTTGGTGAGGCCGTGGGCCTCGATCATCGTCTCCGGCACGGTGGAGACCCCTTTCCGTTTCTGCGTATGACGTACACGCTACTGTGTAATGCTTACGCACATCTAGGGTGGTCGTCAAGGCGGAACGGCGAGAGGCGGCTTCGGTGACGGTGGGGAACGACGCGGTGGGCGGCGACACGGGGCTGCCGCCGAGCATCGAGGCCGCCTGGGGACTGCGCGACCGCCCGGTCAAGGGGCCCAAGCCCGGGCTGTCACTGGACCGCATCGTCACCGCCGCCGTGGACGTGGCCGCGTCCGAAGGGCTGGGGGCCGTCTCGATGGGGCGGGTCGCCAAGGAACTGGGCGCCTCGACGATGGCGCTCTACCGCTACGTCTCCGCGAAGGAGGAGCTGTACCTCCTGATGCAGGAGGCGGCCATGGGCACCCCGGAGCCGCTGCCCGCGCTGGAGTCGGGAGCGGGCTGGCGTGCGGCGCTCGGCGAGTGGGCATGGGCGCAGCGGCGGATGTTCCAGCGCAATCTGTGGTCGCTGCGCATCCCGATCGCGGGTCCGCCCGCCAGCCCCAACTCCGTGGCCTGGTGGGAGCAGGGGCTCCAGGCGCTGTCCGGCAGCGGGCTCCCCGGAGGCGTCAAGATCTCCGTGATCCTGCTCGTCTCCGGCTTCGTCCGCAACGAGGCGCTGCTGATGAGCGACATCGCCGCCGCCGTCGAGGAGAAGGGCGTCCCGGCCGAGGAGGTCATGGCGCGCTGGGAGCGGACACTGCGGCGGCTCGTCGACCCCGTACGGCACCCGGCTCTGGTGCGGCTGCTGGAAACCGAGGTGATGTCCGAACCGGACGCTCCCGACCAGGAGTTCGTGTTCGGGCTGGAGCGGGTCCTCGACGGGATCGAGGTGCTCGTCCGAGGGGACGCCGACGGGGACTGAGGGCGGGGAGGTGGCGCGGGGGGCGACCTCAGTCGCCGTGCGGCCGTCCGCGAAAGCCCCGGACGCCATGAGGCCGTCCGCGAAGCCTCACCGGTGCGCGGACGGCCGGGACAGCCGGCGGGAAGCGGAGCCGGATGTCCGCCTTTCCGGACGCCTGGACGTGCTGAGCGGGTCCGGTCCCGGGTTCCGGCCTGAGGAGTCGATCACGCGAGGGCCGCCGAAGGCCCTTGCGGAGAACGGCCTCTTGCCTGGATTCGGACATCCTCGGCGGGAGTCCGATCCCGATCTGCGCGGCGGCGCCCGCTGTGCCGTGGAGACCACTCAACGCGTGGCGGCGTCGGCGAGGATCGCCTGAAGCCGTGCTCGGCACTCGGCGACGAAGGCGGGGAAGGTGTCCCAGTAGTAGGAGATCCCGCTGACGCCCA from Streptomyces sp. NBC_01754 includes:
- a CDS encoding ABC transporter permease; the protein is MSDAPGFLSHAAVMTGRSLRISRRNLDAVMTAMMLPVMLMLIFVYFFGGAIDTGVAYDSYVMYVVPGVLLLCAGFGSATTAVAVSEDMKGGVIDRFRSLDVGGTPVVTGHVVASVVRNLVATTLVFGVALLIGFRPAASFGGWIAVLGVLLAYIVALSWISAAIGLLARTPEAAGGFTLFMSFLPYPSSAFVPVDSMPGWLHGFADHQPVTPAIESLRGLLLAQPVGNAPWLALAWAAGILVVAVGLSGALFKVRTA
- a CDS encoding ATP-binding cassette domain-containing protein gives rise to the protein MIEAHGLTKSYGKPSAPVRVLDGLGLKVPRAGVFALLGPNGAGKTTAVRILTTLTTADSGTARVAGYDVVADRHRVRRSISLTGQFASVDETQTGEENLRMTARLTGLSRAQAKRRAEELLARFDLTDAARRLVRTYSGGMRRRLDLAAGLVGSPEPGVFFLDEPTTGLDPRSRRELWQVVRDLTDRGATVLLTTQYLEEADQLADRIAVLDGGRIVAEGSPETLKSRVPGHRLDLVLASREAYLRLTARAVGHSPDTLTLSLPTDGTAAHVRALLDEIDPHRTDVDRFSVHGASLDDVFLVLTGATTEPTEAPTHV
- a CDS encoding TetR/AcrR family transcriptional regulator, encoding MTVGNDAVGGDTGLPPSIEAAWGLRDRPVKGPKPGLSLDRIVTAAVDVAASEGLGAVSMGRVAKELGASTMALYRYVSAKEELYLLMQEAAMGTPEPLPALESGAGWRAALGEWAWAQRRMFQRNLWSLRIPIAGPPASPNSVAWWEQGLQALSGSGLPGGVKISVILLVSGFVRNEALLMSDIAAAVEEKGVPAEEVMARWERTLRRLVDPVRHPALVRLLETEVMSEPDAPDQEFVFGLERVLDGIEVLVRGDADGD
- a CDS encoding asparaginase; its protein translation is MTSPHSSASSPPPVLAEVVRSGFTEGHHRGSLVLLAADGSVDLALGDPAAPVFPRSSNKPMQAAAILRAGLPLSGERLALAAASHSGEAFHLDLVRTMLAEHGLTPDDLRTPPDLPLDPVEAEAYLAAGRVREPLTMNCSGKHAAMLAVCVRNGWDTATYLDPGHPLQVLVGQVVAEAAAEPVAAVGTDGCGAPLMAIGLVGLARAFRTFVTADPGSAERRVADAMRAHPEYVAGTRRPDTWLMREVPGTLSKMGAEAVQAVALPDGRALAFKIDDGSTRALGPVLARALELLGVDAPVVSRIGRAPLLGGAAEVGGIRAVF
- a CDS encoding GNAT family N-acetyltransferase, whose product is MSLHPSIVTASDYPDWLRAVSTGFLEPHTMTEEGIAARLAHTELARTQGVFDGGRCVATFRSFAQDLTVVGGATVRADAITGVTVSPTHRRRGLLGRMMAADLAAARERGEVVASLIAAEYPIYGRYGFGPAAWTTEWEIDVPRSGLDTRRPVPDASDGGRIDLVDGDAVRTLGPELHSRLAARQHGLVSRDERWWQLNTGVAAPARNEWKEPFYAVYRSADGVTDGLIVYRADDRWSDSKQPLNKATVSGMIAVTPAAERALWRFVCSVDWITTVRTGYRAPDDLLPFFLPDPRAARIVTHADFLWLRVLDVPRALEARTWAAGASLVLDIHDATGLTAGRFLLDATPQGTSCTPTTRSADLALDVRELATLYLGDESVARLAALGRVEELRPGAVVVADALFRAPRRAWCPDVF
- a CDS encoding RsiG family protein, which codes for MSTQGTGSSPGAVPVTRTAGTLRPPVQRSGASPGADQRATQRPAQSPGPLHVPGQTAAGRGSGEGPGAARGHAEFGGLRLPELRTRRRDAQRDEADLSYVRRLVQGRIDILRAELARRTGHRSPVVDRLSEILTDTPSAHRSSARHVTLTTPRSDEYRQLAADTLSEVGLSDLGARTDDELLAAMGRLVGYEQQVSRRRHRLQRTVDDCSAEIARRYRDGEAQVDDLLA